The proteins below are encoded in one region of Pseudomonas putida S13.1.2:
- a CDS encoding MFS transporter has protein sequence MSDSAPQLLRHHRPFLAFWLARVFTASGFQMLTVAIGWHLYQLTGNVLDLGLVGLVKFAPRVLFMLHTGHVADRYDRRKVAALCQSLQGLIALALAVGSATDNVTRELIFALAFLLGATRSFEMPATQALLPNVVPPGLFPRAVAASASATQSATIVAPAVGGFLYAFGSLWVYGPTVALYAIACVLTLSLQARGQVVQRGRASIESLLAGIRFIRSRPDILGAISLDLFAVLLGGATALLPVFAKDILLTGPLGLGLLRSAPAVGALCMSLWLARFPFERNVGRTMFTAVGVFGVATIAFGLSTSFWFSLAVLVVLGAADMISMVIRSSFVQLETPDEMRGRVSAVNGLFIGASNQLGEFESGVTAHWFGTVPAVVMGGVGTLVVTGVWIKMFPTLAKRDRLHNG, from the coding sequence ATGTCCGATTCCGCACCGCAGTTGTTGCGTCACCACCGCCCCTTCCTGGCCTTCTGGCTGGCCCGTGTATTCACCGCCAGCGGCTTCCAGATGCTCACCGTGGCCATTGGCTGGCACCTCTACCAGTTGACCGGCAATGTGCTGGACCTGGGCCTGGTCGGCCTGGTCAAGTTCGCCCCGCGAGTGCTGTTCATGCTGCACACCGGGCATGTGGCCGACCGCTATGACCGGCGCAAGGTCGCCGCCCTGTGCCAGAGCCTGCAGGGGCTGATTGCCCTGGCGCTGGCGGTGGGCAGCGCCACCGACAACGTCACCCGCGAGCTGATCTTCGCCCTCGCCTTCCTGCTGGGCGCCACGCGCTCGTTCGAAATGCCGGCAACCCAGGCGCTGTTACCTAATGTGGTGCCGCCCGGGCTGTTCCCGCGGGCGGTGGCGGCTTCGGCGTCGGCTACCCAGTCGGCAACCATCGTGGCGCCGGCGGTGGGCGGCTTCCTGTATGCCTTTGGCAGCCTCTGGGTGTATGGCCCCACCGTGGCCCTGTATGCCATCGCCTGCGTGCTCACCCTGAGCCTGCAGGCGCGCGGCCAGGTGGTGCAGCGCGGGCGTGCCAGCATCGAATCGCTGCTGGCCGGCATCCGCTTCATCCGCAGCCGGCCCGACATTCTCGGGGCCATTTCGCTGGACCTGTTCGCCGTACTGCTGGGTGGGGCCACCGCGCTGCTGCCGGTGTTCGCCAAGGACATCCTGCTGACCGGCCCGCTGGGCCTGGGCCTGCTGCGTTCGGCGCCGGCGGTGGGGGCATTGTGCATGTCGCTGTGGCTGGCGCGCTTCCCGTTCGAACGCAACGTCGGGCGAACCATGTTCACAGCAGTCGGGGTATTCGGCGTGGCCACCATCGCCTTCGGCCTGTCGACCTCGTTCTGGTTCTCGCTGGCGGTGCTGGTGGTGCTGGGCGCGGCGGACATGATCAGCATGGTCATTCGCAGTTCGTTCGTGCAATTGGAGACACCGGATGAAATGCGCGGGCGAGTGAGCGCGGTGAACGGGTTGTTCATTGGTGCCTCGAACCAGCTCGGCGAATTCGAATCGGGCGTCACGGCGCACTGGTTTGGCACAGTGCCGGCGGTGGTGATGGGCGGGGTAGGCACGCTGGTGGTGACGGGGGTGTGGATAAAAATGTTTCCGACACTGGCCAAGCGGGACCGGTTGCATAATGGTTGA
- a CDS encoding cytochrome ubiquinol oxidase subunit I, protein MFGIEALELARMQFAFTVSFHILFPAITIGLASYLAVLEGLWLRTHQQVYRDLYHFWSKIFAVNFGMGVVSGLVMAYQFGTNWSRFSEFAGAVTGPLLTYEVLTAFFLEAGFLGVMLFGWNRVGRGLHFFSTCMVALGTLVSTFWILASNSWMQTPQGHEIIDGRVIPVDWFAVVFNPSFPYRLMHMATAAFVSTAFFVGASAAWHLLRGRDNPAVRKMLSMAMWMALIVAPVQAVIGDFHGLNTLKHQPVKIAAIEGHWENVPGEPTPLILFGIPDMKAETTRFKVEIPALGSLILTHSLDKQVPAMKEFPPEDRPNSTIVFWSFRIMVGLGLLMIFVGLWSLWLRKRGTLYTSRPFLYMALWMGPSGLIALLAGWFTTEIGRQPWVVYGLMRTADGVSNHSYAQLGFTLVAFVVVYFALFGAGLGYMMRLVRKGPQTGEGDEHTPGGPGQKRTPARPLSAADDGHEAKTASLSKED, encoded by the coding sequence ATGTTCGGAATAGAGGCCTTAGAGCTCGCCCGAATGCAGTTTGCCTTTACCGTGTCGTTCCACATCCTGTTCCCGGCCATCACCATTGGCCTGGCCAGCTACCTTGCAGTCCTCGAAGGCCTGTGGCTGCGGACCCACCAGCAGGTCTACCGTGACCTCTATCACTTCTGGTCGAAGATCTTTGCCGTCAACTTCGGCATGGGCGTGGTCTCAGGCCTGGTGATGGCCTACCAGTTTGGTACCAACTGGAGCCGCTTCTCCGAGTTCGCTGGCGCCGTGACCGGGCCGTTACTGACCTACGAGGTGCTGACCGCCTTCTTCCTCGAGGCAGGTTTCCTTGGCGTCATGCTGTTTGGCTGGAACCGTGTGGGCCGCGGCCTGCACTTTTTCTCCACGTGCATGGTGGCACTCGGCACGCTGGTCTCCACGTTCTGGATCCTCGCCTCCAACAGCTGGATGCAAACCCCCCAAGGCCACGAGATCATCGATGGCCGGGTGATACCGGTGGACTGGTTTGCGGTGGTGTTCAACCCATCGTTCCCCTACCGGCTGATGCACATGGCCACGGCCGCGTTCGTTTCCACTGCGTTTTTCGTCGGCGCCTCGGCGGCCTGGCACCTGCTGCGCGGGCGTGACAACCCGGCGGTGCGCAAGATGCTGTCGATGGCCATGTGGATGGCGTTGATCGTTGCCCCGGTCCAGGCGGTGATTGGCGACTTCCACGGCCTCAATACGCTCAAGCACCAGCCGGTGAAAATCGCGGCGATCGAAGGGCACTGGGAGAATGTGCCTGGCGAGCCGACCCCGCTGATCCTGTTCGGTATCCCCGACATGAAGGCCGAGACCACGCGCTTCAAGGTCGAGATCCCGGCGCTCGGCAGCCTGATCCTGACCCACAGCCTGGACAAGCAGGTGCCGGCGATGAAGGAATTTCCGCCCGAGGACCGGCCCAACTCGACCATCGTCTTCTGGTCGTTCCGGATCATGGTCGGGCTCGGCTTGCTGATGATCTTCGTTGGCCTGTGGAGCCTCTGGCTGCGCAAGCGCGGCACGCTCTACACCTCGCGCCCGTTCCTGTATATGGCGCTATGGATGGGGCCTTCCGGGCTGATCGCATTGCTGGCCGGCTGGTTCACCACCGAGATCGGTCGCCAACCCTGGGTGGTGTATGGCCTGATGCGCACCGCGGACGGTGTGTCCAACCACAGCTACGCCCAGCTTGGTTTCACGTTGGTTGCCTTCGTGGTGGTGTATTTCGCCCTGTTCGGCGCCGGCCTTGGCTACATGATGCGCCTGGTGCGCAAAGGCCCGCAGACGGGCGAAGGCGACGAGCACACACCGGGCGGCCCCGGCCAGAAACGCACGCCGGCGCGGCCGTTGTCTGCCGCCGATGACGGCCATGAGGCCAAGACTGCCAGCCTGAGCAAGGAGGACTGA